CGGCCACGCGCCGAGCCTGGATGCCGAAATCGCCTTACCTCTCGGGTAATTGAGCGCAGGCGGCCGGCGTCGCAGGCTGTCGGCATGACAGATACACAAACCCACACCCCAGCGAAACTCACCTCACCGTTCAGCGCCGATGCGTGGGCCGCGTTCTGGGCCGCCCCGCACCGCGATCGCATCCTCGAAGGCGACCTGCTGTCCGAGGACGTCGTCGGATACTGGCAGGGCGAGCCGACCCCGGTGCGCGGTCTCGAGGCCTACACCGCCAGGATCGCCGAACTGCTCGACACCATCCCGGATCTGCGGCTGCGGCTCGTCGACAGCGCGACGGTGGACACCGACACGCCGGGCGAGCAGCTGGTCTACCTGCACTACGTCGGGACCGGCACCGCACCCGAGGGCCCGATCGCCATCCGCGGTCTGGACCGGGTGCGCACCCGCGACGGGCGGGTGGTGGAGAACGTCATCCGCTACGACCACGTGGACCCGGACAGCATCTAGTCCACCCGCGCCCGCGATCAGGCCGGGGCGAGGAAGGCCTGCAGCGCGGCCGAATACGCCGCGACATCGGCGGCGCCCATCAGCTCGCGCGCCGAGTGCATGGCCAACTGGGCCGCGCCCACGTCGACGGTCGGGATGCCGGTGCGCGCCGAGGTCATCGGACCGATCGTCGACCCGCACGGCAGATCGGCCCGGTGCTCGTAGCGCTGCAGCGGCACCCCGGCCTGATCGCAGGCCAGCGCGAACGCCGCCGCGGTGCGCCCGTCGGTGGCGTAGCGCAGATTCGGCTGCACCTTGAGCACCGGCCCGGCGTTGACCTCGATCAGGTGTCCGGGCTCGTGCCGGTCCGGGTAGTTCGGATGGGTGGCGTGCGCCATGTCGCCGGAGGCCACCATCGACCCGGCGAGCCGGCGCAGCAGTTCCTCGCGACCGCCGCCCTCGGCCAGCGTGATGCGTTCCAGCACGGTCGGCAGCAGGTCCGACTGCGCGCCGTGGTCGGACTGCGAACCGACCTCCTCGTGGTCGAACAGCGCCAGCACCGGCACCGGGCCGTCGGCCTCCGCCGATGCCGCGGCCAGGAACGCCTCCAGCCCGGCGTAGCAGGTGGCCTGGTTGTCCAGCCGGGGTGCGCTGAGCAGTTCCCGATCGGCGCCGATCAACGTGGCCGGGGTCAGATCGTGGGTCATCAGGTCCGCGCCCAGGATGTCGTCGGCGTCGACGCCGGCCCGGTCGGCCACGTAGGCCAGAAACGACCGGGTGCCGCTGCCCACCCCCCAGACCGCGTTGACGTGCCGCTGCGGGTTGAGTTCGACCGACTTGCGGTCCTCGGCCAGGTGGATGGCCAGCTGCGGCACCCGCAGCACCGGTTCGTCGATCTTGACCAGCCGGTCGACGATGCGGTTGCCGTCGCGCACCGACAGCCGGCCGCTGATGCCCAGGTCGCGGTCGAGCCACGAGTTCAGCCAGGCGCCGCCGTACGGCTGCAGCGCGACCACCTGCCAGCCCGACACGAACCGGTCGGGGTGCTGTTTGACCCGCAGGTTGGGGCTGTCGGTGTGCCCGCCGACGATCCGGAACGGCGCGTCCGGCGCCCCGGTGCGCCAGGCCACCAGCGACCCGGCGCGCACGGTGAACAACTTGCCGGCACGCGGCCACGGATCGGTCTCGGACACCTCCTGGAACCCGGCCTCGGTCAGCCGCCGCGCCACCGTCGCGCAGACATGCATCGGCGACGGTGACGCGTCGATGAACTCACAAAGGCCCTGCGGACTTGCGGACATAAGTCCTCATCATCGCCCACGATCTTGATCTAGGGTCAAATCGTGCCCGCTCCACTACCGCAACCGGTTACCGGGCCGCTCACGCCCGCGGCCATCTTTCTCGTGGTGACGATCGACGAGGGACGCGAGGCTGCCGCGCAGGTACACGACGCGCTGCCCGACATCTCCGGCCTGGTGCGCGCGATCGGCTTCCGCGATCCGGACAAACAGCTGCAGGTGATCACCTCGATCGGCTCCGATGCGTGGGATCGGTTGTTCTCCGGTCCGCGACCGGCTGAGCTCACCCCGTTCATCGAACTGCGCGGCCCGCGCCACCACGCCCCGTCGACGCCCGGGGACCTGCTGTTCCACATCAAGGCCAACACCATGGACGTCTGCTTCGAGCTGGCGGGGCGGATCGTCAAGGCGATGGGGGCGGTCTCCGTGGTCGACGAGACGCACGGGTTCCGGTTCTTCGACAACCGCGACCTGCTCGGCTTCGTCGACGGCACCGAGAACCCGAGCGGACCGCTCGCGGAGTCGGCCACCACGATCGGTGACGAGGACCCGGCTTTCGCCGGCGGCTGCTATGTGCACGTGCAGAAGTACCTGCACAACATGGCGGCGTGGGAGGCGTTGTCGGTCACCGAGCAGGAACTGGTGGTCGGCCGCACCAAACTCGAGGACATCGAACTGGACGATGCGGTCAAACCGTCGAACGCCCACGTGGCGCTGAACGTCATCGAGGACGAGGACGGCAACGAGCTGAAGATCGTTCGGCACAACATGCCGTTCGGCAACGTCGGCAAGGGCGAGTACGGAACCTACTTCATCGGCTACTCGCGCTCGGCCGCGGTCACCGAGCGCATGCTGCGCAACATGTTCCTCGGCGACCCGCCGGGCAACACCGACCGCATTCTGGACTTCTCCACCGCGATCACCGGCGGGAAGTTCTTCACGCCGGTCACCGACTTCCTCAATGATCCTCCGCCGCTTCCGGATTCGGAGCCGGACCGCGAGATCCCGGCAGATGACGGATCGCTCGGGATCGGCAGCCTGAAAGGAACCCGCTCATGAACAACCTGTATCGCGAACTCGCGCCGGTCACCGATGCCGCGTGGCATGAGATCGAGACCGAGGCCATCCGCACGTTCAAGCGGCACATCGCCGGCCGGCGCGTCGTCGACGTCAGCGAGCCCAGCGGCCCGGTGACGGCCGCGGTCAGCACCGGTCATCTGCGCGATATCAGCCCGCCCGGCGACGGGGTGGTCGCGCATCTGCGGGAGAGCAAACCGCTGGTGCGCCTGCGGGTGCCGTTCACCGTCACCCGCAGCGCGATCGACGACGTCGAGCGGGGATCGCAGGACTCCGACTGGGACCCGGTCAAGGCGGCCGCCAAGAAGCTGGCGTTCGTCGAGGACCGCGCGATCTTCGAGGGGTACCCGGCGGCGCAGATCGACGGCATCCGCCAGTGCACGTCGAATCCGGTGCTGCAGTTGCCCGACGATGCCCGCGACATCACCGACGTGATCGCCCAGGCGCTGTCGGAGCTGCGGCTCGCGGGTGTGGACGGGCCGTACTCGGTGCTGCTGTCGGCGGAGGTCTACACCAAGGTCAGCGAGACCACCGAGCACGGCTATCCGATCCGCGAGCACCTCAACCGACTGGTCGACGGCGACATCATCTGGGCGCCCGCGATCGACGGGGCGTTCGTATTGTCAACGCGCGGAGGCGATTTCGATCTGCGGCTGGGCACCGACGTTTCGATCGGTTACCTGTCGCACGACGCCGAGACCGTGCAGTTGTACCTCGAGGAGACGCTGACGTTCTTGTGCTACACCTCCGAGGCCTCGGTCGCCCTCACGCCCTAGCGCGGCGAGGTGCGCGCCGAAACCACGCTAGTTGATGCGTTTTCGCGATTTCTCGTCAACAAGCGTGGTTTCGGCGAAGTCAGCGACGAGTCAGGCGGCGGCGAGGACGGCGTCGAGCGCGGAGTAGAACATGCCCAGGCCGTCGTCGGACGGTCCGGTCAACGCGTCGATCGCGTGCTCGGGATGCGGCATGAGCCCGACGACCCGCCCGTTCGCCGACGCGATGCCGGCGATATCGCGCAGCGAGCCGTTCGGGTTCTCGCGGTAGCGGAACACCACGCGGCCCTCACCCTCGAGCTCGTCGAGCACGCGCTCGGGCGCGACGTAGCGGCCCTCGCCGGACTTCAGCGGCACCAGGATGTCCGCACCCGCGTCGTAGCGGGTGGTCCAGGCGGTGGTGTTCGACGCCACCTCGAGCCACACGTCGCGGCAGATGAAGTGCAGCCCGATGTTGCGGGTCAGCGCGCCCGGCAGCAGCCCGGCCTCGCACAGCACCTGAAAACCGTTGCAGATCCCTAGCACCGGCATGCCCCGCTCGGCGGCGCGCACCACCTCGCCCATCACCGGGGCGAACTTGGCGATCGCGCCGGCGCGCAGGTAGTCGCCGTAGGAGAAACCACCCGGCACGATGACGGCGTCCACCTGCTTGAGGTCGGCGTCGGCGTGCCACAGACCGACCGGCTCACCGCCGGCGAAGCGCACCGCCCGCGCGGCGTCGACGTCGTCGAGGGTGCCGGGGAATGTGATCACACCCACACGCGCGGTCATGGCTACTCCCTACTCACCGACCAGTCTTCGATAACGGTGTTCGCCAGCAGTGATTCTGCGATCCGGGCCAGGGTCTCGTCGTCGACGCTGTCATCGACTTCGAGTTCGAATCGCTTGCCCTGCCGCACATCTGACACCCCGTTGAAGCCCAGCCGGCCCAGCGCACCGAGGATCGCCTGGCCCTGCGGGTCGAGGATCTCGGCCTTGGGCATCACATGCACCACCACCCTAGCCACGGCGACCACTCTACCTGCGGGTTCCGCGGGCGCGACTCACCGGCACGATCCGAGGTAGGCGGCACACAGCGGCGCCGCCATCGCGTCGAGCACCTGCATGTCGGCCACCGCAGGCCAGGGCACCTGCAGCGGCAGCGTCGACCACAGCGCCAACTCCACCACCGTGCTGCTGGTGGGATGCGCGAGCAGGTACTGGTGGGCGACGAGCCGGCCGGCGACGCTGATCACCGCGGCCAGGTCCTCCTCCCCGGCGGTGGTCAGCGACGGCGAGGCCTCCGGCACCGTCCGCTGGCAGTCGCGCAGGCGCTGCTGGGCGGCCTGCAGGGTCAGCAGCGCGTTCGATCCGCCGTGGGCGGTGTCACCGCGCCAGTGGATGAT
The window above is part of the Mycolicibacterium hassiacum DSM 44199 genome. Proteins encoded here:
- a CDS encoding nuclear transport factor 2 family protein; protein product: MTDTQTHTPAKLTSPFSADAWAAFWAAPHRDRILEGDLLSEDVVGYWQGEPTPVRGLEAYTARIAELLDTIPDLRLRLVDSATVDTDTPGEQLVYLHYVGTGTAPEGPIAIRGLDRVRTRDGRVVENVIRYDHVDPDSI
- a CDS encoding M18 family aminopeptidase — encoded protein: MSASPQGLCEFIDASPSPMHVCATVARRLTEAGFQEVSETDPWPRAGKLFTVRAGSLVAWRTGAPDAPFRIVGGHTDSPNLRVKQHPDRFVSGWQVVALQPYGGAWLNSWLDRDLGISGRLSVRDGNRIVDRLVKIDEPVLRVPQLAIHLAEDRKSVELNPQRHVNAVWGVGSGTRSFLAYVADRAGVDADDILGADLMTHDLTPATLIGADRELLSAPRLDNQATCYAGLEAFLAAASAEADGPVPVLALFDHEEVGSQSDHGAQSDLLPTVLERITLAEGGGREELLRRLAGSMVASGDMAHATHPNYPDRHEPGHLIEVNAGPVLKVQPNLRYATDGRTAAAFALACDQAGVPLQRYEHRADLPCGSTIGPMTSARTGIPTVDVGAAQLAMHSARELMGAADVAAYSAALQAFLAPA
- a CDS encoding Dyp-type peroxidase, with product MPAPLPQPVTGPLTPAAIFLVVTIDEGREAAAQVHDALPDISGLVRAIGFRDPDKQLQVITSIGSDAWDRLFSGPRPAELTPFIELRGPRHHAPSTPGDLLFHIKANTMDVCFELAGRIVKAMGAVSVVDETHGFRFFDNRDLLGFVDGTENPSGPLAESATTIGDEDPAFAGGCYVHVQKYLHNMAAWEALSVTEQELVVGRTKLEDIELDDAVKPSNAHVALNVIEDEDGNELKIVRHNMPFGNVGKGEYGTYFIGYSRSAAVTERMLRNMFLGDPPGNTDRILDFSTAITGGKFFTPVTDFLNDPPPLPDSEPDREIPADDGSLGIGSLKGTRS
- a CDS encoding family 1 encapsulin nanocompartment shell protein, with protein sequence MNNLYRELAPVTDAAWHEIETEAIRTFKRHIAGRRVVDVSEPSGPVTAAVSTGHLRDISPPGDGVVAHLRESKPLVRLRVPFTVTRSAIDDVERGSQDSDWDPVKAAAKKLAFVEDRAIFEGYPAAQIDGIRQCTSNPVLQLPDDARDITDVIAQALSELRLAGVDGPYSVLLSAEVYTKVSETTEHGYPIREHLNRLVDGDIIWAPAIDGAFVLSTRGGDFDLRLGTDVSIGYLSHDAETVQLYLEETLTFLCYTSEASVALTP
- the purQ gene encoding phosphoribosylformylglycinamidine synthase subunit PurQ; this encodes MTARVGVITFPGTLDDVDAARAVRFAGGEPVGLWHADADLKQVDAVIVPGGFSYGDYLRAGAIAKFAPVMGEVVRAAERGMPVLGICNGFQVLCEAGLLPGALTRNIGLHFICRDVWLEVASNTTAWTTRYDAGADILVPLKSGEGRYVAPERVLDELEGEGRVVFRYRENPNGSLRDIAGIASANGRVVGLMPHPEHAIDALTGPSDDGLGMFYSALDAVLAAA
- the purS gene encoding phosphoribosylformylglycinamidine synthase subunit PurS; its protein translation is MARVVVHVMPKAEILDPQGQAILGALGRLGFNGVSDVRQGKRFELEVDDSVDDETLARIAESLLANTVIEDWSVSRE